In the bacterium genome, one interval contains:
- the wrbA gene encoding NAD(P)H:quinone oxidoreductase produces MKILVVYYSMYGHVLKLAQAVVEGVKTVPGAEPVLRRAQEFPEVVESLKNSEHHRKAWDEEKAIPVVTPEDFRTAEGVLFGTPTRFGNMAAQMKRVIDGLGELWFKGELEGKPAGVFVSTATTHGGQETTPLTMMVPLLHLGMLAVGVPYSTAGMLHTEARGGTPYGATTLAGGDNSLTPAPEDLAIARALGRRVAEVAGKLRA; encoded by the coding sequence ATGAAAATCCTGGTAGTCTATTATTCGATGTACGGGCACGTACTCAAGCTGGCCCAGGCCGTGGTCGAGGGCGTCAAGACCGTCCCCGGGGCCGAGCCGGTCCTGCGCCGGGCGCAGGAATTCCCCGAAGTGGTGGAAAGTCTCAAGAACAGCGAGCATCACCGCAAGGCCTGGGACGAGGAGAAGGCCATCCCGGTCGTGACACCGGAGGATTTCCGCACCGCGGAGGGTGTGCTGTTCGGCACGCCCACCCGTTTCGGGAACATGGCCGCCCAGATGAAACGCGTGATCGACGGTCTGGGTGAGCTGTGGTTCAAGGGTGAGCTGGAGGGCAAGCCCGCGGGCGTGTTTGTGAGCACGGCCACCACCCACGGCGGCCAGGAGACCACGCCGCTGACCATGATGGTCCCGCTGCTGCACCTGGGGATGCTGGCGGTCGGCGTGCCCTATTCCACGGCCGGGATGCTGCACACCGAGGCCCGCGGTGGCACTCCCTACGGGGCGACCACCCTGGCCGGTGGGGACAACAGCCTGACCCCGGCCCCCGAGGACCTGGCCATCGCCCGCGCCCTGGGCCGCCGGGTGGCGGAAGTGGCCGGGAAGCTGCGTGCATGA
- a CDS encoding pirin family protein — MLGIVKAGQRHFRDANGLQAFWLFSFSDYYDPMNLHWGALRVFNDDVVQPGAGFPPHPHAEMEIVTLVLEGQITHQDSTGVSETLSAGEVQSMSAGIGINHSEDNRGQVPLHLYQLWLYPRARGLAPAYGRAAFRPEAWRGRFLPLASGLGHPGAAVIQTDSAVLRCALDPGGQAQYTAGPGRKMLLYVISGGLSLEGQSLGAGDQARIAELDALSLSSPDGGEAVLVDTPARGPAG, encoded by the coding sequence ATGCTGGGAATCGTCAAAGCCGGGCAGCGCCATTTCAGGGATGCCAACGGGCTTCAGGCTTTCTGGCTGTTCTCGTTCTCGGATTACTACGATCCGATGAACCTGCACTGGGGCGCCCTGCGGGTTTTCAACGACGACGTGGTGCAACCGGGAGCCGGGTTCCCGCCACATCCGCATGCCGAGATGGAGATAGTGACCCTGGTGCTGGAGGGGCAGATCACGCACCAGGACAGCACCGGGGTGAGCGAAACCCTATCCGCGGGCGAGGTGCAGAGCATGAGCGCCGGGATCGGGATCAACCACAGCGAGGACAACCGCGGCCAGGTCCCGCTGCACCTGTACCAGCTCTGGCTGTACCCCCGCGCCCGGGGCCTGGCCCCAGCCTACGGCCGGGCCGCGTTCCGGCCCGAGGCCTGGCGCGGGCGGTTTTTACCCCTGGCCTCGGGACTGGGCCACCCTGGCGCGGCGGTGATCCAGACCGACTCGGCCGTGCTGCGCTGCGCCCTGGATCCGGGCGGGCAGGCGCAGTACACGGCTGGGCCGGGACGGAAAATGTTACTGTATGTGATCTCGGGTGGGTTGAGCCTGGAGGGGCAAAGCCTCGGCGCGGGCGATCAGGCCCGGATCGCTGAGCTGGACGCGCTCAGTCTGAGCAGCCCCGACGGTGGCGAGGCGGTGCTGGTGGATACTCCGGCCCGCGGCCCGGCGGGCTGA